One window from the genome of Roseomonas haemaphysalidis encodes:
- the motA gene encoding flagellar motor stator protein MotA, translating into MIQIAGIVGVFVAIFGGYLIAGGKLGVILGAVGPELIIIGGSGVMTMFIANDGATVGKVMKSLGTVFKGSRWKRTDYSDLLSLLYLLLRTHQKEGAAKLEKHIEKPETSPIFSRYPRIVKDAAVSGLVCDTMRTITLNNKDPHLVGEMMEATTEKRSAENVKPAKVLQTVADAFPALGIVAAVLGIIKALGAISESPEVLGHMIGSALVGTFLGVFLSYGLVGPMAARLKGIVEEERKMLDVARAVITSYLQNLSPQICVEVGRQSVPTKLQPSFDQMEEQLRDAGRASTESAGGGE; encoded by the coding sequence ATGATCCAGATCGCCGGAATTGTCGGAGTCTTCGTCGCCATCTTTGGCGGCTACCTCATCGCCGGCGGCAAGCTCGGCGTCATCCTCGGCGCCGTCGGGCCGGAGCTGATCATCATCGGCGGCTCGGGCGTGATGACCATGTTCATCGCCAATGACGGCGCCACCGTCGGCAAGGTGATGAAGTCGCTCGGCACCGTGTTCAAGGGGTCCCGCTGGAAGCGGACCGACTACAGCGACCTGCTGAGCCTGCTCTACCTGCTGCTGCGCACGCACCAGAAGGAGGGTGCCGCCAAGCTGGAAAAGCACATCGAGAAGCCCGAAACCTCGCCGATCTTCTCGCGCTACCCGCGCATCGTGAAGGATGCGGCGGTCAGCGGGCTGGTGTGCGACACCATGCGCACCATCACGCTCAACAACAAGGACCCGCACCTGGTGGGCGAGATGATGGAGGCGACCACCGAGAAACGCTCGGCCGAGAACGTCAAGCCCGCCAAGGTGCTGCAAACGGTGGCCGATGCCTTTCCCGCGCTGGGCATCGTCGCCGCCGTGCTCGGAATCATCAAGGCGCTTGGCGCCATCTCGGAAAGTCCCGAGGTGCTGGGACACATGATCGGCTCCGCGCTGGTCGGTACCTTTCTGGGCGTGTTCCTGTCCTACGGGCTGGTGGGCCCCATGGCGGCGCGGCTCAAGGGCATCGTCGAGGAGGAGCGCAAGATGCTGGACGTGGCGCGCGCCGTGATCACCTCCTACCTGCAGAATCTGTCGCCGCAGATCTGCGTCGAGGTCGGGCGCCAATCGGTGCCGACCAAGCTGCAGCCCTCCTTCGACCAGATGGAGGAGCAGCTGCGCGATGCCGGCCGCGCTTCCACTGAATCCGCCGGCGGCGGGGAGTGA
- a CDS encoding transglycosylase SLT domain-containing protein yields the protein MPTPVTLQDGLRRASGLMDSLPQNEIMGRYNVPAPVHRALRGAAERTGVGFEVLAAKAAIESGFQPAAQAGTSSARGLFQFIDQTWLSVVQQHGAAHGLAEEAAQITRGAGGRLGLSDPAMRERILALRDNPEISARMGAEHLKDISDRLATTTGSRPDVGGLYLGHFLGTAGAGKLLRAAAEDPGQSAAALLPEAARANATLFRGADGKPLSAAQFIDNIRGKVSKVYDQLGLQAPTGPVAFGPVGAEAKPGEAIASSEPFWWGSGAPARVAHAPERMMASALVEVFNRMGRGQAAQDAGAGDGNAMPAPLLEALREPGLPPAAQAARQAYGGA from the coding sequence ATGCCCACCCCGGTCACTTTGCAGGATGGCCTGCGCCGCGCGTCTGGCCTGATGGACAGCCTGCCGCAGAACGAGATCATGGGTCGCTACAACGTGCCCGCGCCGGTGCACCGCGCGTTGCGCGGCGCGGCCGAGCGCACAGGCGTTGGCTTCGAGGTGCTGGCGGCCAAGGCGGCGATCGAAAGCGGCTTCCAGCCGGCGGCGCAGGCCGGCACCTCCTCGGCGCGCGGGCTGTTCCAGTTCATCGACCAGACCTGGCTGTCCGTGGTGCAGCAGCATGGCGCGGCGCACGGGCTGGCGGAGGAGGCGGCGCAGATCACCCGCGGCGCCGGCGGGCGGCTCGGCCTGTCGGACCCGGCGATGCGCGAGCGCATTCTGGCACTGCGCGACAACCCGGAAATCTCCGCCCGCATGGGCGCCGAGCACCTGAAGGATATTTCCGACCGGCTGGCCACCACCACCGGCAGCCGGCCCGATGTCGGCGGGCTGTATCTGGGGCATTTCCTCGGCACCGCCGGGGCCGGCAAGCTGTTGCGCGCGGCGGCCGAGGACCCGGGGCAATCCGCCGCCGCGCTGCTGCCCGAGGCCGCGCGCGCCAATGCCACGTTGTTTCGCGGTGCCGATGGCAAGCCGCTGTCGGCGGCGCAGTTCATCGACAACATCCGTGGCAAGGTCAGCAAGGTCTATGACCAGCTGGGCCTGCAGGCACCGACCGGGCCGGTGGCGTTCGGCCCTGTCGGCGCGGAAGCCAAGCCGGGCGAGGCGATCGCGAGCAGCGAGCCGTTCTGGTGGGGCAGCGGCGCCCCGGCGCGGGTGGCGCATGCGCCGGAGCGGATGATGGCCTCGGCACTGGTCGAGGTGTTCAACCGCATGGGGCGGGGCCAGGCGGCGCAGGACGCCGGCGCGGGCGATGGCAACGCGATGCCGGCGCCGTTGCTGGAAGCCTTGCGCGAGCCGGGCCTGCCGCCTGCGGCCCAGGCCGCGCGGCAGGCCTATGGCGGCGCGTGA
- a CDS encoding MYXO-CTERM sorting domain-containing protein yields MPRPRQNGFSLLTATGLVGLAGWGVALGAVPELAGTPDPWGAAPLAVLGLAAWMRRRREQRIAARLRDLRISVCLPAAPAAGLRDQELAFSLAGQGCWHARRAGWQVELRQQAATAPGWHLSLIRLDCTDPALPLAAAASLDALLRLSRGLLAGMEQPGLRELLDCDLAFPLPGLAAAGITALAEGGFALHEAEGCRAIAPEQAEALLLRGSVVTAF; encoded by the coding sequence ATGCCACGGCCACGCCAAAACGGCTTCAGCCTGCTCACCGCCACCGGCCTGGTCGGCCTTGCCGGGTGGGGCGTGGCACTGGGCGCCGTGCCGGAACTCGCCGGCACGCCGGACCCCTGGGGCGCCGCGCCGCTGGCGGTGCTGGGACTCGCCGCCTGGATGCGGCGGCGGCGGGAACAGCGCATCGCCGCCCGGCTGCGGGACCTGCGCATCAGCGTTTGCCTGCCTGCGGCCCCGGCCGCCGGGCTGCGTGACCAGGAGCTGGCCTTCTCCCTGGCCGGCCAGGGCTGCTGGCATGCCCGGCGCGCCGGCTGGCAGGTGGAACTGCGGCAGCAGGCGGCGACGGCCCCGGGCTGGCATCTCAGCCTGATCCGGCTGGACTGCACCGACCCGGCCTTGCCGCTGGCGGCGGCGGCTTCGCTGGATGCGCTATTGCGGCTGTCGCGCGGGCTGCTGGCGGGCATGGAGCAGCCGGGGCTGCGCGAGCTGCTGGACTGCGACCTCGCCTTTCCCCTGCCGGGGCTGGCGGCGGCTGGCATCACCGCCCTGGCGGAAGGTGGTTTCGCGCTGCACGAGGCCGAAGGCTGCCGTGCCATCGCCCCCGAGCAGGCGGAAGCCCTGCTGCTGCGCGGCAGCGTGGTGACCGCGTTCTGA
- a CDS encoding MotE family protein, whose translation MSPQKPPPRWRDRLLGPRMGLPLMALGLAALLPGRLEGLAPLLPAWPDATATAAPAPPPPALRPVALREGVVALPRVSDTLAGPARPNPLGEDRPGEGRLLLEIGRRQAEVERRERALDLREARVQAAEGMARSQIGELTRLREEVERLVVREGSAAEADLDALVALYVNMRPQQAAKVLDKLEAPRAATILLKIPERQAGPILANMEQLSALAVTQEIAGRRDVFRR comes from the coding sequence ATGAGCCCGCAAAAACCCCCGCCCCGCTGGCGCGACCGCCTGCTGGGCCCTCGCATGGGCCTGCCGCTGATGGCGCTGGGGCTGGCGGCGCTGCTGCCCGGCCGGTTGGAAGGGCTGGCGCCGCTGCTGCCCGCCTGGCCCGATGCCACCGCGACGGCCGCCCCCGCGCCGCCGCCGCCGGCATTGCGGCCCGTGGCGCTGCGTGAAGGCGTGGTGGCCCTGCCCCGGGTGTCCGACACCCTGGCCGGCCCCGCCCGCCCCAACCCGCTGGGCGAGGACCGCCCCGGCGAGGGGCGCCTGTTGCTGGAGATCGGCCGCCGCCAGGCGGAGGTGGAGCGCCGCGAACGCGCGCTGGACCTGCGCGAGGCACGCGTGCAGGCCGCCGAAGGCATGGCGCGCAGCCAGATCGGCGAGCTGACCCGGCTGCGCGAAGAGGTGGAGCGGCTGGTGGTGCGCGAAGGCTCCGCCGCCGAGGCCGACCTGGACGCGCTGGTGGCGCTCTACGTCAACATGCGCCCGCAGCAGGCCGCCAAGGTGCTGGACAAGCTGGAAGCACCGCGTGCCGCGACCATCCTGCTGAAGATCCCGGAGCGCCAGGCGGGGCCGATCCTGGCCAACATGGAGCAGCTTTCCGCCCTGGCCGTGACGCAAGAGATCGCCGGGCGGCGGGACGTGTTCCGCCGCTGA
- a CDS encoding FliM/FliN family flagellar motor switch protein — protein MSGTEPTPPDAPPPVDDMMADWGAAGVAMGQNDIDDLFGGGESAEPEAPRSGLEALVGGAVRYEKLPMLDIVVDRLARLLTTSIRKFTADNADAVIDRMRPVRVGAFLDTITLPAMIGIIRIEEWDGYCLAALDSQLIGSIVDILLGGRRNAVQPIEGRPYTPIERAFVEKFVGLLTQDMSRAFEAVSPATFRLERFEITPGYALITKPTAAALTFRAEITMEGRGGHIDFLLPYASIEPVRDLLSQEVLGKKSGGDTIWRSHLAEELPRASADLTAVIEQRVMSFADVARWQPGTVVELDRRQEEPLDVFCQGLLVCRARMAAKDERVVLRVEECVIEKDWPGDTPAITEH, from the coding sequence ATGAGCGGAACCGAACCCACGCCGCCGGACGCCCCGCCGCCGGTGGATGACATGATGGCCGACTGGGGCGCCGCCGGCGTCGCCATGGGCCAGAACGACATCGACGACCTGTTCGGCGGCGGCGAATCGGCCGAGCCGGAAGCACCCCGGAGCGGGCTGGAAGCCCTGGTCGGCGGCGCGGTGCGCTACGAGAAGCTGCCGATGCTCGACATCGTGGTGGACCGGCTTGCCCGCCTGCTCACCACCAGCATCCGCAAGTTCACCGCCGACAACGCGGACGCGGTGATCGACCGCATGCGCCCGGTGCGCGTCGGTGCCTTTCTGGACACCATCACCCTGCCCGCGATGATCGGCATCATTCGCATCGAGGAATGGGACGGCTATTGCCTCGCGGCGCTCGATTCGCAGCTGATCGGCTCCATCGTGGACATCCTGCTGGGCGGCCGGCGCAACGCCGTGCAGCCGATCGAGGGCCGCCCCTACACGCCGATCGAGCGGGCCTTCGTGGAAAAGTTCGTGGGCCTGCTGACGCAGGACATGAGCCGCGCCTTCGAGGCGGTCTCGCCCGCCACCTTCCGGCTGGAGCGCTTCGAGATCACGCCCGGCTACGCGCTGATCACCAAGCCCACCGCCGCCGCGCTGACCTTCCGTGCCGAGATCACCATGGAAGGGCGCGGCGGGCACATCGACTTCCTGTTGCCCTACGCCTCCATCGAGCCGGTGCGCGACCTGCTGAGCCAGGAGGTGCTGGGCAAGAAAAGCGGCGGCGACACCATCTGGCGCTCCCATCTGGCCGAGGAGCTGCCGCGCGCCAGCGCCGACCTGACGGCGGTGATCGAGCAGCGGGTGATGTCCTTCGCCGACGTGGCGCGCTGGCAGCCCGGCACGGTGGTGGAGCTGGACCGCCGGCAGGAAGAGCCGCTCGACGTCTTTTGCCAGGGGCTGCTGGTGTGCCGCGCCCGCATGGCGGCCAAGGACGAGCGCGTCGTGCTGCGCGTCGAGGAGTGCGTGATCGAGAAGGACTGGCCCGGCGACACGCCGGCCATCACCGAGCACTGA
- a CDS encoding flagellar basal body-associated FliL family protein, giving the protein MLGLAAVLLLGGGGAAAFVLVPGVSDAVRKIISGQSAEASDAAPAVAPLTRPVFVELPEMTVTLPNGGRPRQLRLKLAVEVAADPAQPVPDIGNPRVYDSLVLYLRTLRDGEMEGALAMDRLRGDLLRRLDLLLGEGRVRDVLVTGFVVA; this is encoded by the coding sequence GTGCTGGGCCTGGCAGCCGTGCTGCTGCTCGGCGGTGGCGGCGCTGCCGCCTTTGTGCTGGTGCCCGGCGTGTCCGATGCCGTGCGAAAAATTATCTCTGGCCAATCTGCCGAAGCATCCGACGCTGCGCCCGCCGTGGCGCCGCTGACCCGGCCGGTCTTTGTCGAGCTGCCGGAAATGACGGTGACGCTGCCCAATGGCGGCCGGCCACGCCAGCTGCGCCTGAAGCTGGCGGTGGAGGTCGCCGCCGATCCGGCGCAGCCCGTGCCCGACATCGGCAATCCGCGCGTCTACGACAGCTTGGTCTTGTACCTGCGCACGCTGCGCGACGGCGAGATGGAAGGCGCGCTGGCGATGGACCGGCTGCGCGGCGACCTGTTGCGCCGCCTGGACCTGCTGCTCGGCGAGGGCCGGGTGCGGGACGTGCTGGTCACCGGCTTCGTGGTGGCCTGA
- the fliF gene encoding flagellar basal-body MS-ring/collar protein FliF, which translates to MQQASTLRPGFDLGAMGPALARLGPTKLGAMGVVAAAAILAVVMVARAPQSANGLLYAGLDPSEAGRIVARLEEMKVPVEARGDGSVMVPAEQVARLRMQMASEGLPRQTGAGYELLDQANPMQMTSFMQRIQRVRALEGELARTIITMQGVRTARVHIVLPERESFSRDAPPPTASVTVTTSIGARLGAGQAQAIRLLVAGAVPRLRQEDVSVVDPTGIVLAADGGMGAAAGRIGELRAAQEHLLQKSVLDLLEPIVGRGKVRAIASVEIEGARTVARAETFDPMGQVERGRQSQTEAESSEEGRGQQPVTVGQNLPNQQTGGNQGRSSNSTSRNNETVNYEISSKVEETTREPGAVKRVSVAVVVDGLTAADGSAQPRPKEDLDRLAALVRSAVGFNQQRGDIVTVDTLRFIPDEGAGSLASVEAEGGTRVSTTQLVVAGLLLLATLGTAGVLMRRRRTRLRRLAADLAAAEAAAAAEAAMALDPMEEAIATVGQDIQIRISSLNALNELVDQRPDEALAVIRTWIEEGAPA; encoded by the coding sequence ATGCAGCAAGCCAGCACGCTCCGACCCGGCTTCGACCTGGGTGCCATGGGTCCCGCCCTGGCCCGCCTGGGGCCGACGAAGCTGGGCGCCATGGGGGTGGTCGCCGCCGCCGCCATTCTGGCCGTGGTGATGGTGGCGCGCGCGCCGCAATCGGCCAACGGCCTGCTTTATGCCGGGCTGGACCCGTCCGAGGCCGGGCGCATCGTCGCCCGGCTGGAAGAGATGAAGGTGCCGGTGGAAGCGCGCGGCGATGGCAGCGTGATGGTGCCGGCCGAGCAGGTGGCCCGCCTGCGCATGCAGATGGCGAGCGAGGGCCTGCCGCGGCAGACCGGCGCCGGCTACGAGCTGCTCGACCAAGCCAACCCCATGCAGATGACCTCCTTCATGCAGCGCATCCAGCGGGTGCGGGCGCTGGAAGGGGAGCTGGCGCGCACCATCATCACCATGCAGGGCGTGCGCACCGCCCGCGTGCACATCGTGCTGCCCGAGCGCGAGAGTTTTTCGCGCGATGCGCCGCCCCCCACCGCCTCGGTCACCGTCACCACCAGCATCGGCGCGCGGCTGGGCGCCGGGCAGGCGCAGGCGATCCGCCTGCTGGTGGCCGGTGCGGTGCCGCGGCTGCGGCAGGAAGACGTGTCCGTGGTCGACCCCACCGGCATCGTGCTGGCGGCCGATGGCGGCATGGGCGCCGCCGCCGGCCGCATCGGCGAGCTGCGCGCGGCGCAGGAGCATCTGCTGCAGAAGTCGGTCCTGGACCTGCTGGAGCCGATCGTCGGCCGCGGCAAGGTACGCGCCATCGCCTCGGTCGAGATCGAGGGCGCGCGCACCGTGGCGCGGGCCGAAACCTTCGATCCCATGGGCCAGGTGGAGCGCGGCCGGCAAAGCCAGACGGAAGCCGAAAGCAGCGAGGAAGGCCGCGGGCAGCAGCCGGTGACGGTGGGGCAGAACCTGCCCAACCAGCAGACCGGTGGCAACCAGGGCCGCAGCAGCAACAGCACCAGCCGCAACAACGAGACGGTGAACTACGAGATCTCCTCCAAGGTGGAGGAAACCACGCGCGAGCCGGGGGCGGTCAAGCGCGTCAGCGTCGCCGTCGTGGTGGACGGACTGACCGCCGCTGACGGCAGCGCGCAGCCCCGCCCCAAGGAGGATCTGGACCGGCTGGCGGCGCTGGTGCGCTCGGCGGTCGGCTTCAACCAGCAACGCGGCGACATCGTGACGGTGGACACCCTGCGCTTCATCCCCGACGAGGGCGCCGGCAGCCTGGCCAGCGTCGAGGCGGAGGGCGGCACGCGCGTCAGCACGACACAGCTGGTGGTGGCGGGGCTGCTGCTGCTGGCCACCCTTGGCACCGCCGGCGTGCTGATGCGCCGCCGCCGCACCCGCCTGCGCCGCCTGGCTGCCGACCTGGCCGCCGCGGAGGCCGCCGCCGCCGCCGAGGCCGCCATGGCGCTGGACCCGATGGAAGAGGCCATCGCCACTGTGGGCCAGGACATCCAGATCCGCATCTCCTCGCTCAATGCCTTGAACGAACTGGTCGACCAGCGGCCGGACGAGGCGCTGGCGGTGATCCGCACCTGGATCGAGGAAGGGGCGCCGGCATGA
- a CDS encoding FliM/FliN family flagellar motor switch protein, with amino-acid sequence MNAEVNAENPFLTDRKPRIMDIPVNVQVVLGSKRLPMAALFNLSRGSVIEFDKKVGEPVDLLANERLIARGEIQITDDGRLSISITEIVSSAA; translated from the coding sequence ATGAACGCCGAAGTCAACGCCGAGAACCCGTTCCTGACCGACCGCAAGCCGCGCATCATGGACATTCCGGTCAACGTGCAGGTGGTGCTGGGCAGCAAGCGCCTGCCGATGGCGGCGCTGTTCAACCTCAGCCGGGGCTCCGTCATCGAGTTCGACAAGAAGGTGGGCGAGCCGGTGGACCTGCTGGCCAACGAGCGGCTGATCGCCCGCGGCGAGATCCAGATCACCGACGACGGCCGGCTGTCGATCTCGATCACCGAGATCGTGTCCTCCGCCGCCTGA
- the fliP gene encoding flagellar type III secretion system pore protein FliP (The bacterial flagellar biogenesis protein FliP forms a type III secretion system (T3SS)-type pore required for flagellar assembly.) produces the protein MPLPRSLALPLAGAMLLLAGPALAQSVSLSLGPQGANAVASGGQSLTTNVVGLIVATSLLAIAPGILVVATAFTRIVVVLSMLRTALGLQQSPPNTVIVSLALFLSAFVMAPVLERTWNDAARPLIEGAITEEQAAERAIRPFRDFMELNVRERELALFIDIAKWQPPAGTPAGPLPRAQRAEVPLHILAAAFLVSELTKAFQIGFLLFLPFLAIDMAISSVLMGMGMMMLPPVVVSLPFKLIFFVLIDGWALVAGALVRGFST, from the coding sequence ATGCCGCTTCCGAGAAGCCTGGCCCTCCCCCTGGCGGGCGCGATGCTGCTGCTGGCCGGGCCCGCCCTGGCGCAGAGCGTGTCGCTCAGCCTCGGCCCGCAGGGCGCCAACGCGGTGGCCAGCGGCGGGCAAAGCCTGACCACCAACGTGGTCGGGTTGATCGTCGCCACCTCGCTGCTGGCCATCGCGCCCGGCATCCTGGTGGTGGCCACCGCCTTCACGCGCATCGTGGTGGTGCTGTCCATGCTGCGCACCGCGCTCGGCCTGCAGCAGTCGCCGCCCAACACCGTGATCGTCAGCCTGGCGCTGTTTCTGTCCGCCTTCGTGATGGCGCCGGTGCTGGAGCGCACCTGGAACGACGCGGCGCGGCCGCTGATCGAGGGTGCCATCACCGAGGAGCAGGCGGCGGAGCGCGCCATCCGCCCGTTCCGCGACTTCATGGAACTGAACGTGCGCGAGCGGGAGCTGGCGCTGTTCATCGACATCGCCAAGTGGCAGCCGCCCGCCGGCACGCCGGCCGGCCCGCTGCCGCGTGCCCAGCGCGCCGAGGTGCCGCTGCATATCCTGGCGGCGGCGTTCCTGGTGTCGGAGCTGACCAAGGCCTTTCAGATCGGCTTTCTGCTGTTCCTGCCCTTCCTGGCGATCGACATGGCCATCAGCTCCGTGCTGATGGGCATGGGCATGATGATGCTGCCGCCCGTGGTGGTCAGCCTGCCGTTCAAGCTGATCTTCTTTGTGCTGATCGATGGCTGGGCGCTGGTGGCCGGCGCGCTGGTGCGGGGCTTCTCCACGTGA
- a CDS encoding flagellar motor switch protein FliG, which produces MRAPEARRAIRPVEAGTAKVDPLADVAVLFMTLDEDRIQSLFGRLEEQEIRRVSRAMANLGKVDIDTVERVIMRFRAEVGRTGTVIGTAETTERLLKRLLPNEKVSEIMDEIRGPEGKTMWEKLANISPEVLATYLRTELAQTAAVILAKLPAMHAARVLALLPATSVDEIVLRMVRMDSIQKGVLQDIEQTLQKEFITNLSRSYERDSSQIVAEIMNRADKGLVDHLMKHIEAREPHAASRIKRIMFTFDDLIRVDRTTFATLVAECPADKLQVALTAASIELRDLFLGSMSERAATMMRDEIENMPAQRKKAVEEAQTDIITIAKRLADEGRIFILDEDEIGAAE; this is translated from the coding sequence ATGAGAGCCCCCGAGGCGCGCCGCGCCATCCGCCCGGTCGAGGCCGGCACCGCCAAGGTCGACCCGCTGGCCGATGTCGCCGTGCTGTTCATGACCCTGGACGAGGACCGCATCCAGTCGCTGTTCGGCCGGCTGGAGGAGCAGGAGATCCGCCGCGTGTCCCGCGCCATGGCCAATCTGGGCAAGGTGGACATCGACACGGTGGAGCGCGTGATCATGCGCTTTCGCGCCGAGGTCGGCCGCACCGGCACCGTGATCGGCACCGCCGAGACCACCGAGCGGCTGCTGAAGCGCCTGCTGCCCAACGAGAAGGTCAGCGAGATCATGGACGAGATCCGTGGTCCCGAGGGCAAGACCATGTGGGAAAAGCTGGCCAACATCTCGCCGGAAGTGCTGGCAACCTATCTGCGCACGGAGCTGGCGCAGACGGCCGCGGTGATCCTTGCGAAATTGCCTGCCATGCACGCGGCCCGCGTGCTGGCGCTGCTGCCGGCGACCTCGGTGGACGAGATCGTGCTGCGCATGGTGCGGATGGACAGCATTCAGAAGGGCGTGCTGCAGGACATCGAGCAGACGCTGCAGAAGGAGTTCATCACCAACCTCAGCCGTTCCTACGAGCGCGACAGCTCGCAGATCGTCGCCGAGATCATGAACCGCGCCGACAAGGGGCTGGTGGACCACCTGATGAAGCACATCGAGGCGCGCGAGCCGCACGCGGCCAGCCGCATCAAGCGTATCATGTTCACCTTCGACGACCTGATCCGCGTGGACCGCACCACCTTCGCGACGCTGGTGGCCGAATGCCCGGCCGACAAGCTGCAGGTGGCGCTGACGGCCGCCAGCATCGAGCTGCGCGACCTGTTCCTCGGCAGCATGTCCGAGCGCGCGGCCACCATGATGCGCGACGAGATCGAGAACATGCCCGCCCAGCGCAAGAAGGCCGTGGAGGAAGCGCAGACCGACATCATCACCATCGCCAAGCGCCTGGCCGACGAGGGCCGCATCTTCATCCTCGACGAGGATGAGATCGGTGCCGCCGAATAG